The proteins below come from a single Asanoa ferruginea genomic window:
- a CDS encoding arginase family protein, with the protein MTTALCVPQWQGSLAGNARRLAAGARQTAALIPADAVVTVPVLDDQGTFDQGVRALDVLIANLKITRRALAGLDGPVVTAGGECGVDLAPIAAARAHYGDDLTVLWFDAHPDLYTPTTLPSGSFHGMVLRTLLGDGAAPLVPAEPLRPEQVIIAGVRAGDPTEYAYLGESGIRAFGVDDLDRAVDGLSGPVYVHVDLDVLDPAAFASVGYPEPNGVAPDRLAALLSRIDNVVGAAITEHAPPEGDPDPAETEIIRTLATALVGSAR; encoded by the coding sequence ATGACGACGGCGCTGTGCGTTCCGCAGTGGCAGGGCTCCCTGGCGGGCAACGCCCGGCGGCTGGCGGCGGGCGCCCGGCAGACGGCCGCGCTGATCCCCGCCGACGCGGTGGTCACCGTCCCGGTCCTCGACGATCAAGGGACCTTCGACCAGGGTGTACGCGCCCTCGACGTGCTGATCGCCAACCTGAAAATCACCCGGCGGGCGCTGGCCGGCCTCGACGGCCCGGTCGTCACCGCGGGCGGCGAGTGTGGCGTCGACCTGGCGCCGATCGCCGCCGCGCGGGCCCACTACGGCGACGACCTCACCGTGCTCTGGTTCGACGCCCACCCCGACCTCTACACACCGACCACCCTGCCGTCGGGCTCGTTCCACGGCATGGTGCTGCGCACCCTGCTCGGCGACGGCGCGGCCCCGCTGGTGCCGGCCGAGCCGCTGCGTCCCGAGCAGGTGATCATCGCGGGTGTCCGGGCCGGCGATCCGACCGAATACGCCTACCTCGGCGAGTCCGGCATCCGTGCGTTCGGCGTCGACGACCTCGATCGCGCGGTCGACGGCCTGTCGGGCCCGGTCTACGTGCACGTCGACCTCGACGTCCTCGACCCGGCGGCGTTCGCCTCGGTCGGCTACCCCGAGCCGAACGGCGTCGCGCCCGACCGCCTGGCCGCGCTGCTGTCCCGGATCGACAACGTGGTCGGCGCCGCCATCACCGAGCACGCCCCGCCCGAGGGCGATCCCGACCCCGCCGAAACCGAGATCATCCGAACCCTCGCGACGGCCCTCGTCGGTAGCGCGCGCTGA
- a CDS encoding GNAT family N-acetyltransferase produces the protein MPELHPTYPVQTERLRLRPLTAADTDALLAYRSRADVCRYVPFEPMDKDVIAQRLATHWATTALTDEGQSLTLGIELAETGELVGDVILFFHSLTHLGGEIGYVVNPSFEGNGYATEAARAMLRLGFDDLGLHRIIGRIDERNEPSAKVLRRLGLRQEARLVHNELFKGEWSTELDFAMLAEEWRAQQ, from the coding sequence GTGCCAGAACTCCACCCCACGTATCCCGTCCAGACCGAACGCCTGCGGTTGCGCCCGCTGACCGCGGCCGACACCGACGCCCTGCTGGCCTACCGCAGCCGGGCCGACGTGTGCCGCTACGTGCCGTTCGAGCCGATGGACAAAGACGTCATCGCCCAGCGCCTCGCCACACACTGGGCCACCACCGCCCTGACCGACGAGGGGCAGTCGCTGACGCTCGGCATCGAGCTGGCCGAGACCGGCGAACTGGTCGGCGACGTCATCCTGTTCTTCCACAGCCTGACCCACCTCGGCGGCGAGATCGGCTACGTGGTCAACCCGTCGTTCGAGGGCAACGGCTACGCGACCGAGGCGGCCCGGGCGATGCTCCGGCTCGGCTTCGACGACCTCGGCCTGCACCGCATCATCGGCCGCATCGACGAGCGCAACGAGCCGTCGGCCAAGGTCCTGCGCCGGCTCGGCCTGCGCCAGGAGGCCAGGCTGGTGCACAACGAGCTGTTCAAGGGCGAGTGGAGCACCGAACTCGACTTCGCCATGCTCGCCGAGGAGTGGCGCGCCCAGCAATGA
- a CDS encoding class I SAM-dependent methyltransferase: MTDLIDAFVKLHARLEPVPLTPEISLHQADEPIGLWELTEGEFRSEQPPPFWAFAWAGGQALARYVLDNPSVVAGRRVLDVACGSGLVAIAAARAGAASVRAVDIDPLAIAAVGANATANGVTVTAERADILDGEADADVVLAGDVFYSEQFAKRMFAFLRRARKAGADAYAGDPGRAFRPGGAGTQVAAYDVPTTMALESMTVKRTSVWRLP, translated from the coding sequence ATGACCGACCTCATCGACGCGTTCGTCAAGCTGCACGCCCGGCTGGAGCCGGTGCCGCTGACGCCAGAGATCTCGCTGCACCAGGCCGACGAGCCGATCGGGCTCTGGGAGCTGACCGAGGGCGAGTTCCGCAGCGAGCAGCCACCGCCGTTCTGGGCGTTCGCCTGGGCGGGCGGGCAGGCGCTGGCCCGCTACGTGCTCGACAACCCGTCGGTGGTGGCCGGCCGCCGGGTGCTCGACGTGGCCTGCGGCTCGGGCCTGGTGGCGATCGCCGCGGCCCGCGCGGGCGCGGCCTCGGTGCGCGCGGTCGACATCGACCCGCTGGCGATCGCCGCGGTCGGTGCCAACGCGACCGCCAACGGCGTCACGGTGACGGCCGAGCGGGCCGACATCCTCGACGGCGAGGCCGACGCCGACGTCGTCCTGGCCGGCGACGTGTTCTACAGCGAGCAGTTCGCGAAGCGGATGTTCGCGTTCCTGCGCCGGGCCCGCAAGGCCGGTGCCGACGCCTACGCCGGTGACCCGGGCCGCGCGTTCCGCCCCGGCGGCGCGGGCACGCAGGTGGCGGCCTACGACGTACCCACGACAATGGCTCTGGAAAGCATGACCGTGAAACGCACTTCGGTGTGGCGGCTGCCGTAG
- the bioD gene encoding dethiobiotin synthase produces MVVTGTDAGVGKTIATAAIAVAAQAAGLRVAVVKPAQTGEPSDVDIVRLLAAPETVRNLAAYPEPLSPLTAARIADVEPLELYTVVDAVRAEVDKHDVVLIEGAGGLLVPMGLRPSGEAWTMADLAVSLGAPAVVVARAGRGTLNHIALTLEALARRAVSAGVVLGAWPAEPELVHWSNLTDLVDNLVGVLPDGAGAMEPGVFGRSAPGWLTPSLYGVLDDWRAWAEDIN; encoded by the coding sequence ATCGTGGTCACCGGCACCGACGCCGGGGTCGGCAAGACCATCGCGACCGCGGCGATCGCCGTCGCGGCCCAGGCCGCCGGGCTGCGGGTGGCGGTGGTCAAGCCCGCACAGACCGGCGAACCCTCCGACGTGGACATTGTCCGGCTGCTCGCGGCCCCGGAGACGGTTCGCAACCTGGCGGCCTACCCGGAACCCCTGTCGCCGCTGACCGCCGCGCGGATCGCCGACGTCGAGCCGCTCGAGCTCTACACCGTCGTCGACGCCGTCCGCGCTGAGGTCGACAAGCACGACGTGGTCCTGATCGAGGGCGCCGGCGGCCTGCTCGTGCCGATGGGCCTGCGCCCGTCGGGTGAGGCGTGGACGATGGCCGACCTGGCGGTGTCGCTGGGCGCGCCGGCCGTGGTGGTGGCCCGCGCCGGCCGCGGCACGCTCAACCACATCGCGCTCACCCTGGAAGCGCTGGCCCGGCGGGCGGTGTCGGCCGGCGTGGTGCTCGGCGCCTGGCCGGCCGAGCCGGAACTGGTGCACTGGTCCAACCTGACCGACCTGGTCGACAACCTGGTCGGCGTGCTGCCCGACGGCGCCGGTGCGATGGAGCCCGGCGTGTTCGGCCGCTCGGCGCCGGGCTGGCTGACCCCCTCTCTCTACGGCGTGCTCGACGACTGGCGGGCCTGGGCGGAAGACATCAACTGA
- a CDS encoding GNAT family N-acetyltransferase, producing MTTLTGAMVLLRPATDADIAPLALIRSSPEVTHWWGDEEDYPAAVADDLDRTYVVEVDGRMVGAVQTYEEADPMYRHAGMDIYLDPHAHNKGIGTDAIRTMAKHLFHTVGHHRLVIDPAAANAAAISAYERVGFRRVGVLRRYERGPDGTFHDGLLLDLLPEDLID from the coding sequence ATGACGACGTTGACCGGCGCTATGGTGCTTCTCCGCCCGGCGACCGATGCCGACATCGCACCGCTCGCCCTGATCCGCTCGTCCCCCGAGGTCACCCACTGGTGGGGTGACGAGGAGGACTACCCCGCGGCGGTGGCCGACGACCTCGACCGCACCTACGTCGTGGAGGTCGACGGCCGCATGGTCGGCGCCGTGCAGACCTACGAGGAAGCCGACCCGATGTACCGGCACGCCGGCATGGACATCTACCTCGACCCGCATGCGCACAACAAGGGCATCGGCACCGACGCGATCCGCACGATGGCCAAGCACCTGTTCCACACGGTCGGCCACCACCGGCTGGTGATCGACCCGGCGGCGGCCAACGCGGCCGCGATCAGCGCCTACGAGCGGGTCGGTTTCCGCCGGGTCGGTGTGCTGCGCCGCTACGAGCGCGGCCCCGACGGCACGTTCCACGACGGCCTACTGCTCGACCTCCTCCCCGAAGACCTGATCGACTAG
- a CDS encoding GNAT family N-acetyltransferase: MTLWRIRATVDDRPGFLSVLTASLALKAVNILAVQVHTTEVGAVDEFLVDAPHTMTEADLRVAVERGRGRNSWIAPAEAEGLADQPTRALSLATRLVRDPDALGDALRSLLGADEVTWRPDSPTRPGMRADAMALPDPTGGRYDVRRAAPDFTPAEYARAQALVDVAAAASTDSATLLLPDGAEIVLRPALPDDLAALMAMHERCSPATRGQRYVKVPEPAQLARLLDPARVRTLLATVPGITSVDTVVAMANLVMEGSLAELAVVVEDGWQRKGIGTALVRRAFARAERLGCAAVLAHTGVDNPGMERTLRRLGHTVPTQRDGAVASVTVPLKTSAST; the protein is encoded by the coding sequence ATGACTCTCTGGCGGATCCGCGCGACGGTCGACGACCGTCCGGGCTTCCTATCCGTGTTGACCGCGAGCCTCGCGCTCAAGGCGGTCAACATCCTCGCTGTCCAGGTGCACACCACCGAGGTCGGCGCCGTCGACGAGTTCCTGGTCGACGCACCGCACACGATGACCGAGGCCGACCTGCGGGTGGCGGTCGAGCGGGGCCGCGGCCGCAACAGCTGGATCGCGCCGGCCGAGGCGGAGGGCCTGGCCGACCAGCCGACGCGAGCGCTCTCGCTGGCCACCCGGCTGGTCCGCGACCCCGACGCGCTCGGCGACGCGCTGCGCTCGCTGCTCGGTGCCGACGAGGTCACCTGGCGACCCGACAGCCCCACCCGGCCGGGCATGCGCGCCGACGCCATGGCGCTGCCGGACCCGACCGGCGGGCGCTACGACGTACGCCGAGCGGCTCCTGATTTCACCCCCGCCGAATATGCCCGCGCACAGGCCCTGGTCGACGTCGCGGCGGCCGCCTCGACCGACTCGGCGACCCTGCTGCTGCCGGACGGCGCCGAGATCGTGCTCCGGCCGGCGCTGCCCGACGACCTGGCGGCCCTGATGGCGATGCACGAACGCTGCTCGCCGGCCACCCGCGGGCAGCGCTACGTGAAGGTGCCGGAACCCGCTCAGCTCGCCCGGCTGCTCGACCCGGCGCGGGTCCGCACGCTGCTCGCGACCGTGCCGGGGATCACCTCCGTGGATACCGTCGTCGCCATGGCCAACCTGGTCATGGAAGGCTCACTGGCGGAGCTGGCGGTGGTCGTCGAAGACGGCTGGCAGCGCAAGGGCATCGGCACCGCGCTGGTCCGCCGGGCCTTCGCCCGGGCCGAACGGCTCGGCTGTGCGGCGGTGCTGGCGCACACGGGTGTCGACAACCCGGGCATGGAGCGCACGCTGCGGCGGCTCGGGCACACGGTGCCCACGCAGCGCGACGGAGCGGTCGCCAGCGTGACCGTGCCACTCAAGACTTCGGCGTCGACCTGA
- a CDS encoding amino acid-binding protein codes for MLLRVRVTLPDRPGALGQVARTLGVAGADIVQVVVLERLGGRAVDDFTVVWPGSNRLERLRAGLGAIPGVHVDGIWRAIGAPTTSGHDAELLGQLAANPADGLATLVDAIPGLLAADWAAAAVVPADWAARAGSASGSTPAVATASWRAPAPLRLPEVTPLRARPLDSADGIRYAAAPFGRAGLVLVVARGAGEEFPAAAFHISEVDRMAQLVRAAAVILGDRLDLVTAPPVPAA; via the coding sequence ATGTTGTTACGGGTTCGGGTAACCCTTCCCGACCGGCCCGGGGCGCTCGGTCAGGTGGCGCGCACGCTAGGCGTCGCCGGTGCCGACATCGTCCAGGTGGTCGTGCTGGAACGGCTGGGTGGCCGGGCCGTCGACGACTTCACCGTCGTATGGCCGGGCAGCAACCGGCTGGAGCGGCTGCGCGCTGGGCTCGGTGCGATTCCGGGCGTGCACGTCGACGGCATCTGGCGGGCGATCGGCGCGCCCACCACCAGCGGCCACGACGCGGAGCTGCTCGGCCAACTCGCCGCCAACCCCGCCGATGGCCTGGCCACCCTGGTCGACGCCATCCCGGGGTTGCTCGCCGCGGACTGGGCGGCCGCCGCGGTCGTACCCGCCGATTGGGCGGCCCGTGCTGGTTCGGCATCGGGTTCGACCCCGGCGGTCGCCACCGCGAGTTGGCGGGCGCCGGCACCGCTGCGGCTTCCGGAGGTCACGCCACTGCGGGCGCGACCCCTCGACAGCGCCGATGGCATCAGGTACGCGGCCGCGCCGTTCGGCCGGGCCGGCCTGGTGCTGGTGGTCGCCCGTGGCGCCGGCGAGGAGTTCCCGGCCGCCGCGTTCCATATCAGCGAGGTCGACCGGATGGCGCAGTTGGTCCGCGCCGCCGCGGTGATCCTCGGCGACCGGCTCGACCTGGTCACCGCGCCGCCGGTCCCGGCGGCCTGA
- a CDS encoding phosphotransferase family protein, with the protein MTEEGPAGLDLRSLSGYLGVPVSATLIPGGRSNLTYHVVAGGEDLVLRRPPLGHVLATAHDMGREFRVLSALAPTPVPVPETIRFCSDDSVIGAPFYLMRRVEGAVMRSTTQTDPLGADRRRSLAFAMMDTLAALHAVKPDDVGLGDFGRPDGFVARQVKRWSGQLDKSRSRPLPDVDALRDRLVATIPSSLGQGAVVHGDYRLDNLIVAPDGSEIRAVLDWEMATLGDPLTDLGLLMTYWDVLGGPAAAGAAGVVADGIGPRAGFPTGAELIDRYVASGGVDVGPLDWHVALGCFKLAVIAEGIYYRYTLGQTVGEGFERFADMAGPLTAHGLAALAPVEG; encoded by the coding sequence ATGACCGAGGAGGGGCCGGCTGGGCTCGATCTGCGTAGTCTGTCCGGCTACCTGGGCGTGCCGGTTTCCGCCACTTTGATCCCGGGCGGGCGCTCCAACCTCACCTATCACGTGGTCGCCGGCGGCGAAGACCTCGTGCTGCGCCGGCCGCCGCTGGGCCACGTGCTGGCCACCGCACACGACATGGGCCGCGAGTTCCGGGTGCTCTCCGCGCTGGCGCCGACCCCCGTACCCGTGCCGGAAACGATCCGGTTCTGTTCTGACGACTCGGTGATCGGCGCGCCGTTCTATCTCATGCGCCGGGTCGAGGGCGCGGTCATGCGCAGCACGACGCAGACCGACCCGCTCGGTGCCGACCGCCGCCGTTCGCTCGCGTTCGCGATGATGGACACGCTCGCCGCCCTGCACGCCGTCAAACCCGACGACGTGGGCCTCGGCGACTTCGGCCGCCCGGACGGTTTCGTCGCGCGGCAGGTCAAGCGCTGGAGCGGCCAGCTCGACAAGTCGCGCAGCCGCCCGTTGCCAGACGTCGACGCGTTGCGCGACCGGCTTGTTGCGACCATCCCCTCGTCCCTGGGACAGGGTGCTGTCGTGCACGGCGACTACCGGCTCGACAACCTGATCGTCGCACCCGACGGCAGCGAGATCCGCGCGGTGCTCGACTGGGAGATGGCCACCCTGGGTGACCCGCTCACCGACCTCGGGCTGCTGATGACCTACTGGGACGTGCTCGGCGGCCCGGCCGCGGCCGGTGCAGCGGGTGTGGTGGCCGACGGGATCGGCCCGCGCGCGGGGTTCCCGACCGGCGCCGAGTTGATCGACCGGTATGTGGCCAGCGGCGGCGTCGACGTCGGCCCGCTCGACTGGCACGTGGCGCTCGGCTGTTTCAAGCTGGCCGTGATCGCCGAAGGGATCTACTACCGATACACGCTCGGCCAGACCGTTGGCGAGGGCTTCGAGCGGTTCGCCGACATGGCCGGCCCGCTCACCGCGCACGGGCTCGCCGCACTCGCACCCGTGGAGGGCTGA
- a CDS encoding acyl-CoA dehydrogenase family protein: MDFGFDQRTGELHEAVNDFLIEQVYPAEPVFTAQMEQASNKWTRPPIIDDLKTEARRRGLWNLFLPGAHGAGLSNLQYAPLAELLGRSPHLAPEALNCAAPDTGNMELLAEFGSPEQQARWLSPLLEGTIRSAFCMTEPEVASSDATNIATTIRRDGDDYVIDGRKWWSSGAMDPRCEIFIVMGKTDPSAERHKQQSMILVPRDTPGVSVLRGMTVFGFTDGSHGGHAEITFDGVRVPASSLIAMEGDGFGIAQARLGPGRIHHCMRLIGMAERALELLCARTASRAAFGKPLSEQGVVRDWIAESRVRIEQARLLVLKTAWLMDTVGNKGAHTEIQAIKIATPSMAEWVIDKAIQAHGAAGVSQDTPLAALWTSARTLRLADGPDEVHRASLARRELRKWSLS; the protein is encoded by the coding sequence ATGGACTTCGGCTTCGACCAGCGCACCGGCGAACTGCACGAGGCGGTCAACGACTTCCTCATCGAACAGGTGTATCCGGCCGAGCCGGTGTTCACGGCCCAGATGGAACAAGCTTCGAATAAGTGGACCCGTCCGCCGATCATCGACGATCTCAAGACCGAGGCCCGCCGGCGCGGTCTGTGGAACCTGTTCCTGCCCGGGGCACACGGCGCCGGCCTGTCCAACCTGCAATACGCCCCGCTGGCCGAGCTGCTGGGCCGCAGCCCGCACCTGGCACCCGAGGCCCTCAACTGCGCCGCGCCCGACACGGGCAACATGGAGTTGCTGGCCGAGTTCGGCTCGCCGGAGCAGCAGGCGCGCTGGCTGTCCCCACTGCTGGAGGGCACGATCCGCTCGGCGTTCTGCATGACCGAGCCCGAGGTGGCGTCGTCCGACGCGACCAACATCGCGACCACCATCCGCCGCGACGGCGACGACTATGTGATCGACGGTCGCAAGTGGTGGTCGTCGGGCGCGATGGACCCGCGCTGCGAGATCTTCATCGTGATGGGCAAGACCGACCCGTCGGCCGAACGCCACAAGCAGCAGAGCATGATCCTCGTGCCGCGCGACACGCCGGGTGTTTCGGTCCTGCGGGGCATGACGGTGTTCGGTTTCACCGACGGCTCGCACGGCGGACATGCGGAGATCACATTCGACGGTGTACGCGTTCCAGCTTCTTCTTTGATTGCCATGGAAGGTGACGGCTTCGGGATCGCCCAGGCGCGGCTAGGCCCGGGGCGGATTCACCACTGCATGCGGCTGATCGGCATGGCCGAGCGAGCCCTGGAGTTGCTGTGCGCGCGAACGGCGTCGCGGGCGGCGTTCGGCAAGCCGCTGTCGGAGCAGGGCGTGGTGCGCGACTGGATCGCCGAGTCGCGGGTCCGGATCGAGCAGGCCCGGCTGCTGGTGCTCAAGACCGCGTGGCTGATGGACACGGTCGGCAACAAGGGCGCACACACCGAGATCCAGGCGATCAAGATCGCGACGCCGTCGATGGCCGAGTGGGTCATCGACAAGGCGATCCAGGCCCATGGTGCGGCCGGCGTCAGCCAGGACACCCCACTGGCGGCACTGTGGACCTCGGCCCGCACGCTGCGCCTGGCCGACGGCCCCGACGAGGTGCACCGCGCCTCGCTGGCCCGCCGCGAACTGCGGAAGTGGTCGCTGAGCTGA
- a CDS encoding ArsR/SmtB family transcription factor, which produces MSQDSLTGDELVRVLATLGSPHRVRVLAALSQGRAYVSQLARDLGISRALLQVHLKKLERAGLVTAHLELSDDGKALKFYEIAPFSLHLTPAAMAAAAASLTDDALKGPE; this is translated from the coding sequence ATGAGCCAAGATTCGCTGACCGGCGACGAGCTCGTGCGGGTCCTGGCCACCCTGGGCAGCCCGCACCGGGTTCGGGTGCTGGCGGCGCTCTCGCAGGGTCGGGCCTACGTCTCGCAGCTCGCCCGCGACCTGGGCATCAGCCGCGCCCTGCTCCAGGTTCACCTCAAGAAGCTCGAGCGCGCCGGCCTGGTGACCGCGCACCTCGAGCTCTCCGACGACGGCAAGGCGCTCAAGTTCTACGAGATCGCGCCGTTCTCGCTGCACCTCACCCCGGCGGCGATGGCTGCCGCCGCCGCTTCGCTCACCGACGACGCATTGAAAGGACCTGAATAG
- a CDS encoding CDP-alcohol phosphatidyltransferase family protein, protein MTAAAAADLSQARAAWLTAPNAITLVRTVAAIALALPALVQRSWPLLVAAYLCYWLGDILDGAVARWLCQETRVGAVFDIVADRACTSLCAAALVTLEPSMALPIGIFLAQFMVLDCGLSLTFLRWPLLSPNYFAQVHRAVYLWNWSPVAKAVNTGALVVLVLLAPSPAWPALFAVAVAAVKAISLVAVARLAPPPSR, encoded by the coding sequence ATGACCGCCGCCGCGGCGGCCGACCTGTCGCAGGCCCGCGCGGCGTGGCTCACCGCGCCCAACGCGATCACCCTGGTCCGAACCGTCGCGGCGATCGCGCTGGCCCTCCCGGCACTGGTGCAGCGGAGCTGGCCGCTGCTGGTCGCCGCCTACCTCTGCTACTGGCTGGGCGACATCCTCGACGGCGCGGTCGCCCGTTGGCTGTGCCAGGAGACGCGGGTAGGCGCGGTCTTCGACATCGTCGCCGACCGGGCGTGCACGTCGCTGTGCGCGGCCGCGCTGGTCACCCTGGAACCCTCGATGGCCCTGCCGATCGGCATCTTCCTGGCCCAGTTCATGGTCCTCGACTGCGGCCTGAGCCTGACGTTCCTACGCTGGCCCTTGCTGAGCCCGAACTACTTCGCCCAGGTGCACCGCGCGGTCTACCTGTGGAACTGGTCGCCGGTGGCCAAGGCAGTCAACACGGGCGCGCTCGTCGTGCTGGTCCTTTTGGCACCGTCCCCGGCCTGGCCGGCGCTGTTCGCCGTCGCGGTAGCGGCGGTAAAGGCCATCTCCCTGGTCGCGGTCGCCCGCCTCGCGCCGCCGCCATCTCGATGA
- a CDS encoding VTT domain-containing protein, protein MITYLTVALVGFASAFQPFLPAEAYLVGVTATTGAVPVLVGLAAAAGQTVGKVVVFLASRGLVRWSFVRRLIDRPPSPKPPSALRRRMTALVARLDEPRWSAAMLLLSAVVGIPPLIATTIYAARTPMRLPVFAALTFAGRSVRFVILALAPALVMT, encoded by the coding sequence ATGATCACCTACTTGACGGTCGCCCTGGTCGGCTTCGCGTCGGCATTCCAACCGTTCCTACCGGCGGAGGCATACCTGGTCGGGGTGACAGCCACCACCGGCGCGGTGCCGGTGCTGGTCGGCCTGGCAGCCGCGGCGGGCCAGACGGTCGGCAAGGTGGTCGTCTTCCTGGCGAGCCGGGGCCTGGTCCGCTGGTCTTTCGTCCGCCGCCTGATCGACCGCCCTCCGTCGCCGAAACCCCCGTCAGCTCTCCGCCGCCGGATGACCGCCCTGGTCGCACGCCTGGACGAACCACGCTGGTCGGCGGCGATGCTCCTACTGAGCGCGGTGGTGGGCATCCCACCTTTGATCGCAACCACGATCTACGCCGCCCGCACCCCAATGCGCCTACCAGTCTTCGCGGCGCTGACGTTTGCGGGCCGCTCAGTCCGCTTCGTCATCCTTGCCCTGGCGCCAGCCCTGGTCATGACCTGA